In the Nilaparvata lugens isolate BPH chromosome 9, ASM1435652v1, whole genome shotgun sequence genome, one interval contains:
- the LOC120353105 gene encoding uncharacterized protein LOC120353105 — protein sequence MWPRLSNFGVSGKFLCVLKDIYSKATVAVDIGRSGARSEPVRVSRGVLQGDPASPLLFFLYIADMVDYFRKKGLSRLRIGSDNDIIMLQYADDVVILADSVPDRDRVKLGWRQS from the coding sequence ATGTGGCCCAGATTAAGTAATTTTGGAGTGAGCGGTAAATTTCTTTGTGTTCTTAAAGACATATATTCCAAAGCTACGGTGGCAGTTGACATAGGTCGTTCCGGTGCCCGTTCAGAGCCAGTTAGGGTCTCAAGGGGCGTATTGCAGGGGGACCCGGCCAGTCCGCTTCTTTTTTTCCTGTACATAGCTGACATGGTGGATTATTTCAGAAAGAAGGGGCTCTCTAGACTTAGAATTGGCAGTGATAACGATATCATTATGCTTCAGTACGCTGATGATGTGGTGATCCTGGCGGATAGTGTACCGGATAGGGACcgcgtcaaactgggctggcgACAAAGTTAA